One region of Malania oleifera isolate guangnan ecotype guangnan chromosome 6, ASM2987363v1, whole genome shotgun sequence genomic DNA includes:
- the LOC131158600 gene encoding uncharacterized protein LOC131158600, with product MKAWKSQRGLREEIWRQTTILQFQDFATLVDKATVAEESLLEDTEVKVPKKRTVPPSSSSSARMESRDITTNVGGSSSEGVGHEAGSDSTSVLWDFAQQLMAEFVQTNKGQDRPFAELGCSIDQFTQLKPPVFVGSADLIWAENWIEEIEKILDVLNYTKKRKVAFATFKLIGEAERWWKSIKMLEDHRPTPMVLTWARFKDLFFERYFSATVRNAKMEEFISLEQGQLSVQQYAARFQKLSQFAPFMISDETKKASKFQRGLNKEIRKQTAIWQMQDFVTLVDKATIVEESVQEDLEVETPKKRPVPSISYGGAKQGNWKKNSGGVS from the exons ATGAAGGCCTGGAAGTCTCAGAGGGGTCTAAGGGAGGAGATCTGGAGGCAGACAACGATCTTGCAGTTTCAGGATTTTGCTACACTAGTAGACAAAGCCACTGTAGCAGAAGAGAGTCTGTTGGAGGACACAGAAGTAAAGGTTCCAAAGAAGAGGACAGTGCCTCCCAGTTCTTCTTCTAGTGCAAG gatggaatctagggataTTACTACCAACgttggaggcagtagtagtgagggtgttgGCCATGAAGCTGGCAGTGACTCTACTAGTGTGCTATGGGACTTCGCTCAACAACTTATGGCTGAGTTTGTTCAGACGAATAAAGGTCAAGATCGTCCCTTTGCTGagttgggatgctccattgaccaGTTCACACAACTGAAACCTCCTGTCTTCGTGGGGAGTGCGGATCTGATTTGGGCTGAGAATTGGATCGaagagattgagaagattctAGACGTCCTGAACTACACTAAGAAGCGGAAGGTAGCCTTTGCAACGTTCAAGCTTATAGGTGAAGCAGAGAGGTGGTGGAAGTCAATTAAGATGCTTGAAGATCATCGACCTACTCCTATGGTTCTGACGTGGGCTCGATtcaaagatttattctttgaacggtattttTCAGCCACGGTCAGAaatgccaagatggaggaattcataaGTCTAGAGCAGGGGCAGTTGTCAGTTCAACAGTATGCTGCCAGATTTCAGAAGCTATCTcaatttgctccattcatgatttcGGACGAGACAAAGAAGGCTTCGAAGTTTCAAAGGGGCCTGAATAAGGAGATCAGGAAGCAGACTGCGATCTGGCAAATGCAGGACTTTGTTACTCTAGTTGACAAAGCCACCATAGTAGAGGAGAGTGTGCAAGAGGACCTTGAGGTTGAGACTCCGAAGAAGAGACCTGTGCCTTCCATTTCTTATGGAGGGGCAAAGCAGGGCAattggaagaagaacagtggtggtgTTTCTTAG